CATTGCGGCAGGCAGCGAACGCAGCAGCACAGCCTCCCAGGCCGGCACCGATGATGACCACATCGGCTTTGAGTTCGCTGGGGTTTGATGCATAACAGGATTGTGACTGCAAAGCCTGCAGAAAGGGAAGACTAAAGATTCCGGAGCCATAGATGCCGCACTGCTGCAAAAATTGTCGTCGTTGCATGATTTTGAATTTCAGAATATTACGAGATTAATAACGCGTAGGAGATTAAGATGTTGGAATACTTATTCTTTCAGTATCGCGACTGAAATACCAGCCCCGTTGATAGCGATTCTTTTAAACTCAGTACGTTGTCCAGGATAGGATGATTAAAGGAAAATAGATGTTCAAATATTATGCTCTGTTGCTCAGCATGGTGGTCTGTACTACCGACATATTACATGGGGCTGACTATTTTCAGATACAGGTTGTCGATGCGGAAACCGAACGTGGTATACCACTCGTCGAACTGGAGACGGTGAATCAGATTCTCCATGTCACCGACAGTAAGGGAATTGTCGCTTTTGATGAACCGGGCCTGATGAATCAGGAAGTCTACTTTTTTCTCCGCAGTCACGGCTACAGTTATCCAAAAGATGGTTTTGGATTCAATGGCAAAAAGCTGAACGTGAAGCCGGGCGGCAAAGCCGTCATCAAGATGAAGCGGATCAATGTGGCGCAGCGGTTGTATCGGGTGACCGGTGGGGGCATTTATCGGGACAGCCTGCTGGTCGGGGCACCAGTTCCTTTGCAAGAGCCTGTGTTAAATGGGCGTGTGCTGGGCTCGGATAGCGTGGTGAATACGCTGTTTAAAAATAAGGTGTACTGGTTCTGGGGAGATACCAACAAACCGGGGTATCCTCTAGGGAATTTTGATGTTCCCGGTGCCGTCTCTGAATTACCGGCACGGGGAGGACTACGGATTCAACAAGGTGTTGATCTGGATTATTTTCTGGATGAAACGGGTTTTGCGAAGAAGACCTGTGATATGCCAGGCGAGGGACCAACCTGGATTGATGCGCTCGTAACTTTGAAAGATGAGTCTGGTGTTGAGCGCCTGTTTGCGAAATATGTCAAAGTCAAAGCGCCAATGACTGTCTATGAACGGGGACTGGTGGAATTTAATGACGAGTTGAAACAGTTCGACAAACAGAAAGTCTTTGATTTTGATGCCCTGCTCTATCCGGTAGGTCATCCAGTAAAGTATAAAATGGAGGGAGTCGAATATGTGTTGTTCGGTCTGGCGGCTCCCCTGACTCGCGTGTCTGCGTCCCCGTCCGTGTTGGCAAATTTAGCCGAATATGAAACCTATACCTACTTGAAACCAGGAACAGAGAACGAACAGTGGGTCATAGATCGAGATTCGCAAGGTCAGCTGCGATATCAATGGCGAAAAAATCTTCCGCCGTTGAGTTATGACCTGGAACAAAAGTTGATTTTACAGGGGAAACTGTCTGCAGAGGAAGGATATTTTTATCTTTGCGATATCGAAACGAAGCGGCCCCTACAGATTCATAACAGCTCCGTTGCCTGGAACGCGTATCGCAAAAAGTGGACGATGATCGCGTCACAGAAATTTGGCACGTCTGTCCTGGGAGAGATCTGGTATTCAGAGGCGGAAAGTCCACTTGGCCCCTGGAAGTGGGCTCGCAAGATTGTGACGCATAATAAGTACAGTTTTTATAACCCGAAACAGCACCCGATGTTTGCAGAGGAGAAAGGGCGGTTGATCTATTTCGAGGGGACTTATACGACCTTATTTTCGGGAAATGATGTTAAGACGCCCCGCTATGACTATAACCAGATTATGTATCAGCTGGATTTGTCTGATCCGCGTCTGGCACCGGAGTTGTTTCAACAATAGTTGGAAATAAAAAAGAACACAGAGAGCAACCCGTGTGGTCTCTGTGTTCTGAAAGTATGAAATGCCTGAAAGTGGATTCAGGAGTCTTTACCTAACAGCTTGTCCATCAAGAATTCGTGAGAGTTCGAGTATTGATCTGATTTCGAAACGTCTTTAATCAGCAGGTGGCATTCCGTGCCCACTTTGTCGGCTTTTTCTTTCATTTTGACACCATAAACTGGGTGGTGAATTCCATGGCCGGCGTTTTCTGAAGGAAGTTTCATGTTGTTACCGTAGGTCATTAAGAGTGGTGGATCGTCGGCAGTGAGATGGTTATAAGGAGAGAACTCTTTATAAAGTGCTTCGTGTTTTTCGTAGTTGTCCATCACGTCCTGCATACTTTTACCGCCGACGGCTTTATGGATCATCGCATGTTTGAGCACATTCGGGCCGAGCCAGGGTTCGATGACTTTGGGATCGATGGATGTCTGACCTCCGCCGACGGCAGCGGCAATGACGCGTGTGGATTCCCGGGCGACGGGATCTTTGGATTTGGGATCGGCCAGATCATCGTGATATAAGAGCCACATCGAAGTGCAGGCCCCTGCACTGCCGCCGGTCAATGCGATTTTCTTTTTATCGATATTCCATTCTTTGGCTTTCGAACGGATGAACTGGATTGCGCGGGCGGCATCATGTACTGGGACAGGAAGTGACGCTTCGCCCGTCAAACGGTAATTGATGGCAGCATAAGAAATGCCTTTGTCGAGATAAGCTTGAATTCTGCTCGAACCTCGTCCTTTATCACCGCCAATCCAACCGCCGCCGTGAATGTAGACCAGCAGCGGTCGCGGGCCTTTCCCTTTTGCTTCCCAGAAATCCAGTTTGGTCTTATCATGCGGACCATGAGCGACATCGGCATGTGTTGGTTTCGGAATTTTCGGTTTGTCTGCCGCGAAGGACGCGGAACAGATAAGCGTGAACGTCAGTAGAAAAGCAAGTATTTGGCGCTGCATGGGGGCGATTCCTTTAAGATGGTTCAGTAAGATCAGTGACTTTGGATAATCTTTCATCATGAGTTGTTCTTTGATCGAAATCAAGAATCTATAGTGCGGAGTTTCTTTGCATGTATCAACAGGCTATGATGTGAACTTCGGGTTTGATGAAGAATCGACGATGAAGAATTGACATGGATCACAACAGCATTGCGTGGAGCGAGTAGGCATGAAACATTTGATTTCCTGCGGAATAGTCAGTTTATTTCTTCTTTTTTCAGTATCCTTTGTCTGGTCTGGCGAAAAGGCGGACAGGGCTCCGCTGGATGCTAAAAAAGAACTCTGGAAGCAGATTGCACCTTTTTTTGAACCCCCGAATGAGTTCAAGGGAGATCTGGGAAATTATAAAACACCATTGAGGTTTTATGATAGACGACCGGTCAAAACACCAGCTGACTGGCAGGCGCGTCGTCAGGAAATTCTGAAGACCTGGCATGCGATGATGGGTGAGTGGCCGCCCGTGAATGAACATCCCAAAGTAGAGTATCTGAAGCAGGAACACCGGGATAATTTCACGCAATACACGGTGCGGTTTGACATTGCGCCGGGGCATCCCAATACGGGTTATCTGCTGGTTCCCGATGATGCTAAGCCGGATCATAAGACACCGGCTGTGCTGGTGGTCTATTATGATCCCGAGACTGGCGCGGGATTAAAAGGCAAGGATCGAGATTTTGCCTTGGCGTTAGCAAAGCGGGGCTTTGTGACATTATCGGTTGGCCACGATTATTCACTTTACTATCCCAATCGGGAGAAAGCAGAGATTCAGCCTTTGTCTGCGTTAGCTTATGGGGCAGCGAATGCATTTCATGTGCTGGCGAATCGAAAAGAGGTTGATCCGGAACGCATTGGCATCGTCGGGCATTCGTATGGTGGCAAGTGGGCGATGTTTGCTTCCTGTCTGTACGACAAATTTGCGTGTGCTGCCTGGTCGGATGGCGGGATTGTATTTGATGAAAGCAGACCGAGTGTGAATTACTGGGAGCCCTGGTACCTGGGTTATGAGGGGCCCGACTTTCGTAAGCGGGGGTTGCCGACCAAAGAGAATCCGCGCACCGGGCTGTATAAACAACTCGTCAAAGACGGTTACGATCTGCACGAACTGCATGCTTTGATGGCCCCCCGCCCGTTTCTGGTTTCCGGTGGTGCAGAAGACCGCCCCAAACAATGGCGGGCGCTGAATCATAGCGTCGCCGTGAATCGATTCCTGGGTTATGACAATCGAGTGGCAATGACGAATCGGGAAAAACATGCTCCCAACCCTGAGTCGAACGAGCAGATGTATCAGTTCTTTGAGTACTGGTTGAAAGCAAACGCACTCAACAAAAAATGAGTGTAATCAAACACATCGTTTAATGCTTTGATCACCGACGATCGACAGATCGGTGAAACTACCAGTGTGGCTGGTGAGAGTTCGTATCCGGCAGATTATACTTGGTCTGGTTAGTGTTTTTGTGAACACTTTTCAGGGTGTTTCATTGTCATCCTTTCATTATAAAACTGGAAAATGGGTGAAATGAAGGAAAAGTCACACACATTTGCTCCCTGAAAGACGTCTGTTCTAATAGAGGCTGTCGTATGAATTCCGCTCAGGATTGGCACGATTTCACAGAAATCAGAGTTGCTTTTCGTACACCCCGTGAGAAATAATGAAGCTGCTGTGAGATCCTTCCTAAAATTTTGCCTTCCCTGAGTCTGGCCTCCTTGAGCCATAAGCTCTGTTTTATATTCTCGACTCATTTACACCCTGTGATTTTCCCTACCTGATTACCGGAGAATAATTAAATGTTGATGCAACCTCGTTCCAGAGGTCGGCGTGGTTTTACGCTCATTGAACTGCTCGTTGTGATTGCGATCATTGCGATTCTAATTGCGCTATTATTACCGGCAGTGCAACAGGCTCGTGAAGCAGCACGACGGTCGACCTGTAAAAATAATTTGAAGCAGATCGGGATCGCTTTACATAACTATCACGATACGCATTCCAGCTTTCCCCCCGGAAGTATTGGCTGGTCATTTACAGCGAGTTCTTCTGATAACCCCCAGTTAAACAGCATGGGACCGTTGGTGATGATCCTGCCGTATATGGATATGGCACCACTCTATAACAAATTTGATTTCAGTCTCAGTTATGCAAATCCGGCGAATGTGGGGTTAGCAGCCAATCTTGTTCCGACTTACCTTTGCCCGTCCTACGCAGGGGAAACGGTTCATAATGAACATGGTTACCGAGGCTGGAATACCAGCACCAGGAAAGCGATTACCAATTACCTGGGAGTCGCCGGTTACGCAACAACGGGAGCCCAGGTTGGTATCAGGACCAGTGCCAGCCTGCCGGCGATACAACGGGGAATATTCTGGCCGAACAGTAATACTCGGATGCGTGATATTACCGATGGGACCACGAACACATTTATCTATGGTGAATATCGTCCCTCGATTATGTCAGATGTAGGTTGGGGGTCGGGTGGTTCCTGTTACGATAATCGCTGCAGTCCGTGGGTGCGTGGAATTACACTCGAAGGAAGTGGTGCAGTGAAAGGAATGCGTTATGGGCCGAATCAGGTCTTTCCGAAGACTGCCTATACCAACGACTGGACCGTGGTTCCCTTCAGTTCTCAGCACGTGGGGGGCGTGCATATGTTGAATACTGATGGAAGTGTGGTGTTTGTGAGTGAGAATATCGATATCAATGTCTGGCGGTATCGTGGCAGCGCCTCCGATGGTCAGGTAATTGGAGACTGATCATGCAAAAAAAATCAAAACGATTCTCACTGTTGTTCTGTCTGCTGATCACAGCTTGTGCGCAAGGTCCCACTGATACTCCTCCATTAGCGCGTGTGAAAGGAAAAGTGACTCTGGACGGTCAGCCTCTGACAAGTGGAAGCGTTCAGTTTACTCCGGATAAAAATCGGGGGACAACGGGGCGAATGGCTCTGGGAAATATCAACGAAGATGGGACATTTGAGCTCATGACAATCAGAGCGGGAGATGGCGCTCAAGTGGGCTATCATCTGGTGGCGATTGAGAGCTATGAGTCCACAGCGTTTGATCCCAATCAACCGGTAAATCAGGCACCGAAATCACTGATTCCCAAACGCTATACCGATCCAAAGACAAGCGAACTGACAGCCGAAGTGAAGTCGGGGGAAGATAATTTTTTCACGTTCGATTTGAAATCAAAGCCGTAGCTTCATTTGTGAAATTGAGGAGCAAATAGAACACCGTTATCTTATTGAGATAACGGTGCTGGTTTTCGTGATAGAAGATCTATATCTCTTTCTCAATGAGTTTTCTTTTTAGTTCAATACAAAATCAAGTTTTGTACCCTCTCCTGTTTCTTTTTTAATATCTGCCGCCAATTTTGTCTTTTCGAAGTTGCTATATACCGGAGGTAATGATTCTTTCGCCCCTTCTGTCATCGCATCTGCTTCTGTCGTTCCCGGGGGAAGTGCCGATCCGTCAGGCATAAGGAATTTGCTGATGACTACTTTGTATCTACCAGGGATAGCGCCTTTCAGGTCTTCAAGTTTCACATTGGGCATGGGAGTGATCAACTCAAAGGTGCCGGAATCATTCGTGACTGCAGAAGCCATCTGAGTGCCAGACTCTCCCTGCTGTGGGATTAGAGTAATGCTGGCTCCTGCCAACGGCTTTCCCTTGAAGGTAGCCGTTCCGGTTACCGGGACTAGATCGGCAGTGATTTTTGAATTTTCCGAGTTTGCGCCACATGCAGAAAGAAAACAGATGGACAACAAAGTCAAACACATTCTTGAATTTCTTCCAATGTGAATGATAAATCGCGGTCTGCAGAGGTTCATGGGAATTTTCCTGTAAAGTATTTAAAAACGATCCAAGAATTGATTTCTCAGATAGTGATCAAACTAATTTTGACTTAAGCATTTCCGAATCGAAGACCATACAACTTTGCTGGCAATCACGTGATTGCCAGCAAAGTGAGGTTTTTCGGATTGGAGTGCCGATGCACCGCATACACCAGGCACTGGGGCAATCAGCACGTTGCTGTTGTTGGCCTGATTTAGCGAAACTCTCCAATTACATTACCGTCTGAAATATAATCCAGGTTTCTGCGAATGGAAGCATCCGTATTTTCGCTGAGGAAAATGACTGCGCCATCAGCCATCAGCACATGCAGCCCGCCTACATGCCAGCTGCCTGTATAACCCCAACTTCCCAGAAGTGGTTTGTAGTCGACTCCACCGTACAGAGTGTTATTCGGTGGTGTTTTCCCGAGTGAAAGTCCGATTTGGACCCAACCACGTCCGCCCCAACTGGCGTTATTTCCATTGCGGCAACACGATTTTCTGGTTTCAGTCATCATTGCTGTATTACTGGTTCCATCAGTAATGTCTCGCGGGCGACACTTACTGCCATCCTCAAACATGCATCTTGTGTTGTGGTTCCGTCGGGTCCAGTAATTACAGTGATTGTAGTCCTGATTGGCGATGAAATCATAATTAGTTCTATGTTCAAAAGTTCCTCCAGGCAAATTATAGGTTGTACTTGTTGACGCACCTGAAGGACCAGGATCTGTGGGACAAGAGAAAATGGTCATCACACGATTTACTTTGTCTGCGTTTGCCGTGGCATCTCCACCAGAAAGTGGAATACTGCTTGATGTGTAATCATCAAAGGCGAGGTCAAAGTTCAAGCTGGAGTACAAAGGTGCCTGATCCAGAAAAGGAAGCAGTAATACTAAACCATTTAAGTTCATGGCTGTTGATGGCAAATTAGCGGGGGCGGGAGTTGCAGCGCAATCACCGCTGGCAACCTGTCCGGGAGGAAATACGCCGTGCGTGTCGAGGTAATTATGGAGTGCTAATCCAAGTTGTTTCAGCTGATTTTTGCAAGTGCTACGTCGTGCAGCTTCACGTGCCTGTTGTACGGCTGGGAGTAACAAAGCAATTAGAATCGCAATGATGGCAATAACCACTAACAGTTCAATGAGAGTGAATCCCTTGCGGGGATGTTGAAGTGAGGACACGGAAACTCTCCTTAATAAAATATGATGACACACGAAATTGCCTCAATGAAGCGCGCTTTGTACAGACTATGATGTGGTAACGTAGTCCAGACATTTGCCCGCAGAGAAAGCAAAATTTAATAATAAGCCTTAATAAGCAAGCAGTGTGCCAATTGTGTAAGAGGATCAGTCCTGTAAGTCCGCGTTTTGCATATTATCAGTCTAAAAACAACTTTTTGTTTTTTCTGCAGGTGTGGAGTCTCGGCTACCGAGAAAGAAGAGAGAAGCCGGTGTTGATATCAAATCAATCAATCCTGCTTTGTTTTTATGCAGGGTGGACGAGCTTAAAGTGTTCCCACGTGTTGTTTTACGCCTGTACCAATCTTTGCTTTTGTATACTAAAGTTTCTTCTAGTTTCAAAATGAGAGCCCCATGAACGACTCAACTCCACCTGTTGTAAAAGACTTTAAAATGACAGGCATCATTCTTTGTGTGATCGGAGTTATTTCTCTGATTGCTCCATTTATTGCTGGAACGGCAGTCGTTTTTGTGATTGGTTTTTTCCTGTTACTGGGTGGGTTCCTGTATGTGCTTCAGGGCGCGCAGGTATCCGGAGTTCCTGGTAAGACTCAACACTTATTGTTGGGAGCGTTGATGTTTCTCGGCGGAATTGGCGTGATCAGTCACCCGATTTTTGGCCTGACCTTTCTGGCGATGTTGATGGCGGTCTTTTTTCTCTTCGAAGGGGGCTGGAAGATCATGATGGCGTTCAACATTCCTGCAAGCCAGGGGCGGATGAGCGTTCTCTTTAGTGGTGTGATTTCCCTGCTGCTGGGGGGACTGATCTGGAGCCAGTGGCCGCTATCTGGAATCTGGGCTGTCGGAACTCTAGTTGGTGTTGACTTTTTGTTGACCGGATTCTTTCTGCTGAATATGAGCAGCGCAGTCTCTTCTAGTGGCAACACTGACAAAGAGCACGTTGATCAAAGTGTCTAATCGAGCGTCAGACCAAAGCCAAATCAACACGTTCGAATTAGGGTGCCGGTAGTGGAGCCGGTAGTGGAGCCGGTAGTGGAGCCGGTAGTGGAGCCGGGGCCTTGATGGCGGGAGGCTGAACGGGCTTTAACACTTTGACGTCGGTCCTCGACTCAACAGGCGTTTTGGGATAGCTATTACTTCCCAGTTGAGCGGTGTGATCGGGTGACATACGGTTGCGATATATCACCAGACCATCAATGGCGTGGTAGAGTGCCGAGTAATCAACGGTTTCATCTTTGTTATCAATGATATCATTTGCCAGCAAAGAGACTGCTTTTCGAACCCATTCCTCATTGAGGCGATCATCGGGCAACGCCATCATCAGGAATTCCAGCGTATGCCCTGTTGTTTCCAGACGTTCCTGGAAATTATTGCTGGCACTTTTCTGGAAAAAGTAATCATAAGAGAACGAGCCGTCGAAGTTCTGCATCGCCCGGGCTTCTTCAATGTAACGCTGGATTTTCTGATCGGCTTCCAGCCAGAAACCACGCAGACGCTGTCCCGAATTCTGATACGTATTTCTAGCATAGGCGAGTGCAAATAAAGCGTGGGTTCCGCCGCAGGCAGAGTCATTAGAGATCGTCGCGTTTTGCATATAAACCAGATCGTCTATCCGCCACTCTTCTCCTGTCTTATCCAGCCAGGTGGCATCGGGACCGAGGTAATGCACGAGAGCCCAGAGGGACCAGGTGACTTCTTCATTCTCCTGCATTTCTTTTTTGGCATTGTCGACGATGTCAGCGACGGTAATCGGACCATCGGGGGTCTGGAACTTATGATCCAGCGGGACATCGGCCATTGCTAAAATTGCCAGTGACTGATTTTTATGTCCTTCAAAGGCGTTTGATTTCGTATAAGGATGCGCGCGGCCGCCAAACTCAGTTTTCTGAAACCAGGGCTCTTTGTCGTAGTAAACGCCAGAGGAAATCCATTCAAGCGCGTTGACGTCTTTACCCTCTTTTCTGATTTCGTAATCTTTACGGAATGCCAGCATGCCGTGATAAATTTCCCAAGGTGAGTGCTTGTCTGACTCCAGGTGATACTGCTTACGGGCAATTTCGATGGCCTGTTCGACTTTTTTGAGCAGTTCCACGGGAGATTCCAGCTCACGCGGGCCGGTTGAGGTTGTTGCGGTTTCATCTTTTGATTCTGACTCTGGCGCATTTTCGCAACCAGTGAGGATACCAATAAAAGACACAACAACAATCAGTAAAGATAGACGACACATGAAGCCCATGGTGTGATGCACTCCGGGTTGATAATGATGATTATGGGATTATTTCTTGGCAGGAGCCGGATTCAAGCTGATTGCAGGAATCAGTGAACTGAAATCAATGTACCAAGGATGCGGAGTGAAGTAAATCGTGTAATTGCTATAAATTGCCTAGTTTGCTGTTCGTTTAAGCGGATCTTGTCGTCGATGATTTCAGATTTCTCTGAGAAGAGCAGGAACAGCGCATCGCTTCCCCAAATATACTTCGGGGCACTTGAGAAGAGTGATGGTTTTCAGATCAGAGTCTTTGCATATGCAGTCAGGGAATGTCGTCCAAGTTCGGATCCACTCGGAATTCAGGGGCGCGTTTTTCGAGGAAGGCCTGGATACCTTCATGGTAATCGGGGCCGTAATAAACTTTTCTTCTCAGGCCGTGAATGTATTCGAACTGCGATGCGTTGAGCGGCGTGGCCTGGCTGAGTGTGTTGAGCGTTGTCTTGGCAACCGAGATCGACGCTGCCGAACGGGACGCGATGGTCCGCGCCATCTCATAAACGCGACTTTCGAGTTCTGCCTCAGGCACGATTTCGTTGATCAGACCGGCCTGCTCTGCCCGTTGCGCGGTGAGCAGGTTGGCAGTGAAGAACAACTCTTTGACAATGTTGAGAGGCAGCCGGGAAAGAAAGCTTTGAAAGCCCGAAGCATTGTAAGGCAAACCGAGCTTGGCGGGCGTGATGGCAAACGCGCAGGTTTCATCGCCGAGAACCAGGTCACAGTTCACCACCAGGTCACAGGCCCCTCCCCAGACGGAGCCGTGAACCATCGCGATCACGGGCGCGGGAAAACTGCGGACAGCACGCAATAGCTTTTCGAGCGGATCATCATAAGGGAGCGGATCGGTATCCGCCTGCGGTAGTTCATCCACGTCATGCCCGGCCGACCAGACTTTTTCAAACGACGCAGCCCGCAGGATCACGGCGCGCGTGCCATTCTGTTGCATCGTCTTGAATGCTGAAAGAACTTCGTCGATCAGATCGCCGCTCAAGGCATTCCGCTTCTGATAGTTGTTGAATGCGATCGTTCCTATTCGATCTGTATTGCTGACTATGATCAATGACATGGTGTACCTCAAATGAGAGTCACGCGTTGTGCGGCTGCGGTCAGTTCGTCGCGAAAATCGGGATGAGCAATGCTGATCAGCGCCTCGGCCCGTTCTTTGGTTGATTTGCCTCGCAGATTGACAATGCCGTGTTCGGTGCAGACATATTCCACATCCATTCGCGGGTCCGTTACCATGGCGACTTTCGGTACGATTGTGGAAAGCGTTCCTTTACGCGCTGTGGATTGCAGGGCGATAATCGACTTCCCCCCTTTCGACAACGAGGCTCCTTTGACGAAATCATACTGGCCGCCGGAGCCGCTGTATTCGTGCTCACCGATGAACTCCGCATTCACCTGGCCGTAGAGATCAATCTCGATCGCAGTATTAATCGAGGTAAAGTGATCGTGTTGCGAGATGACGCGAATATCATTTACATACGACGAGGGATAACTTTCGAAGGCCGCATTATCGTTCATGAAGGCGTAAGATTCTTTGGTTCCGAACGCAACCGTGAAAACATGTTTAAACGGATGCAGTGTTTTCTTTCGTCCGGTGACAACCCCTTTTTGAATCAGATCTGACATGCTGGGAGAAAAAAGTTCGGTGTGAATGCCCAGGTCCTGATGATTGCTCAACGCTTCAGCGACCCCAGAGGGGACGCGGCCGATGCCCAATTGGATGGTGGCACCATTGGGAACCAAAGGCGCAATCAGAGTACCAATCGCGCGGCCTGCTTCTGAAGTTTCGGCGACCCCGGCCTCAATCAGCGGGACATTGTTTTCCACAATCGATGCGACTTCACTGACATGGATCTGTGACTGCCCAAACACACGCGGCATGTTTTCGTTGACTTCCACGATCAGCCGCTTACAGTGTCGCGCGGCGGTGGAAGCAAAGTCGTTGTTTGTACCCAGGGAGAAATAACCGCCCCCGTCCATGGGACTGACGGTGACCAGAAACGTATCGAGGTCGATGATTTCCTTAAACAGCCGCGGCAGATCGCTGAAATGCACGGGGACAAAGCTCATGACTTTGCGACCCGTTTGTTGTTGGTCTTTAATAATCTGGTGTTCGGTGCCGCTCAGGAAGAAACAGTGCGGATCAATCTTTTCCCGAACCCCTTCGACAAGCAGCGACTCACTGATCGGCTGCATTCCTATCTTATAGTAAAAGCGAATGGATTTCAGGTCATCAGAACGAAGTCGTTCTCCCAGCGCCGCGAGCAATGCTGGCGGCTGCCCGATCGCCATCCCGGCAGAGACCGTTTCCCCCGTTGAAATCGGCGCGACCGCCTCGGCCGCACTAGTCAATTTCGCCGCATAAAGCTCAGTAGCATCCATTCCACTCTGCCCTTTCATGAGTATCCATATTCAGAACCTGTTGAATATGCAAGGACTTTGGCGATTCTGAGCCGAAGTGTCAAGACGCGTTTGGGGATGAAACAGAAGCGAGTGGCAGGTCAAATAGAAATTAATAACCACATTTCTCCAGGACAAGCGAATCATCTACGTAGACATTGTATTGATGCGGCTGGAACCCTCCAAATAAGACAGGACGAATCTGTTCGACAACCAGTTTGAAAGCTTCGGGATTTTCAAGAGAAAACTCCCAGCGTTTTGTAAATTCAAGATCGATGTGCGTGGAGAGTGAATAAGGATCTTTCAGGGTCTTTTCATTACCATCGATGGTAATTGTGGTCCTGCCGGTAAACCAGTTTCGTTTAAATTCAACGGCAGTTTTTGGCTCGCAACCAATATCAATCGAAAATTGCATCCAACGAAGAACTCCTGAAAAGAAGCAATAGCAGGCACGCGGCGAATTTTGATTTCACAGCCATGCCAGTAATGCAATGAGGGCTAACCCATTTCCAATAATCAATGTCCAGAAGCCAAACTGCGTCAAGCCGAGCACATAGTCTGTTGATTCTGGATCCTGACCAACGAAACCGGGCTGAGTGCGCGCTGCCTGAAACTCATCAACGATTACTCTGGCAACGGACAGTCGATCCTGCATCACCATGACTTGTACGGTTCCGGGAGCTTCTGCACGGAATCCGGAAGTCATACCCCCCGCTGCGGTCGCAGGAATCCCATGTTCTTCCAAGAGATTGACGAGCAACTGACCTTCCATTTCCGTGGAAACGGTCGTCAGCGTCATGAGGGAATCGTTTTTGGTCGTCA
This window of the Gimesia fumaroli genome carries:
- a CDS encoding alpha/beta hydrolase: MQRQILAFLLTFTLICSASFAADKPKIPKPTHADVAHGPHDKTKLDFWEAKGKGPRPLLVYIHGGGWIGGDKGRGSSRIQAYLDKGISYAAINYRLTGEASLPVPVHDAARAIQFIRSKAKEWNIDKKKIALTGGSAGACTSMWLLYHDDLADPKSKDPVARESTRVIAAAVGGGQTSIDPKVIEPWLGPNVLKHAMIHKAVGGKSMQDVMDNYEKHEALYKEFSPYNHLTADDPPLLMTYGNNMKLPSENAGHGIHHPVYGVKMKEKADKVGTECHLLIKDVSKSDQYSNSHEFLMDKLLGKDS
- a CDS encoding alpha/beta hydrolase family protein translates to MKHLISCGIVSLFLLFSVSFVWSGEKADRAPLDAKKELWKQIAPFFEPPNEFKGDLGNYKTPLRFYDRRPVKTPADWQARRQEILKTWHAMMGEWPPVNEHPKVEYLKQEHRDNFTQYTVRFDIAPGHPNTGYLLVPDDAKPDHKTPAVLVVYYDPETGAGLKGKDRDFALALAKRGFVTLSVGHDYSLYYPNREKAEIQPLSALAYGAANAFHVLANRKEVDPERIGIVGHSYGGKWAMFASCLYDKFACAAWSDGGIVFDESRPSVNYWEPWYLGYEGPDFRKRGLPTKENPRTGLYKQLVKDGYDLHELHALMAPRPFLVSGGAEDRPKQWRALNHSVAVNRFLGYDNRVAMTNREKHAPNPESNEQMYQFFEYWLKANALNKK
- a CDS encoding DUF1559 domain-containing protein, coding for MLMQPRSRGRRGFTLIELLVVIAIIAILIALLLPAVQQAREAARRSTCKNNLKQIGIALHNYHDTHSSFPPGSIGWSFTASSSDNPQLNSMGPLVMILPYMDMAPLYNKFDFSLSYANPANVGLAANLVPTYLCPSYAGETVHNEHGYRGWNTSTRKAITNYLGVAGYATTGAQVGIRTSASLPAIQRGIFWPNSNTRMRDITDGTTNTFIYGEYRPSIMSDVGWGSGGSCYDNRCSPWVRGITLEGSGAVKGMRYGPNQVFPKTAYTNDWTVVPFSSQHVGGVHMLNTDGSVVFVSENIDINVWRYRGSASDGQVIGD
- a CDS encoding carboxypeptidase regulatory-like domain-containing protein gives rise to the protein MQKKSKRFSLLFCLLITACAQGPTDTPPLARVKGKVTLDGQPLTSGSVQFTPDKNRGTTGRMALGNINEDGTFELMTIRAGDGAQVGYHLVAIESYESTAFDPNQPVNQAPKSLIPKRYTDPKTSELTAEVKSGEDNFFTFDLKSKP
- a CDS encoding carboxypeptidase-like regulatory domain-containing protein, with protein sequence MCLTLLSICFLSACGANSENSKITADLVPVTGTATFKGKPLAGASITLIPQQGESGTQMASAVTNDSGTFELITPMPNVKLEDLKGAIPGRYKVVISKFLMPDGSALPPGTTEADAMTEGAKESLPPVYSNFEKTKLAADIKKETGEGTKLDFVLN
- a CDS encoding DUF1559 domain-containing protein; this encodes MSSLQHPRKGFTLIELLVVIAIIAILIALLLPAVQQAREAARRSTCKNQLKQLGLALHNYLDTHGVFPPGQVASGDCAATPAPANLPSTAMNLNGLVLLLPFLDQAPLYSSLNFDLAFDDYTSSSIPLSGGDATANADKVNRVMTIFSCPTDPGPSGASTSTTYNLPGGTFEHRTNYDFIANQDYNHCNYWTRRNHNTRCMFEDGSKCRPRDITDGTSNTAMMTETRKSCCRNGNNASWGGRGWVQIGLSLGKTPPNNTLYGGVDYKPLLGSWGYTGSWHVGGLHVLMADGAVIFLSENTDASIRRNLDYISDGNVIGEFR
- a CDS encoding HdeD family acid-resistance protein, which translates into the protein MNDSTPPVVKDFKMTGIILCVIGVISLIAPFIAGTAVVFVIGFFLLLGGFLYVLQGAQVSGVPGKTQHLLLGALMFLGGIGVISHPIFGLTFLAMLMAVFFLFEGGWKIMMAFNIPASQGRMSVLFSGVISLLLGGLIWSQWPLSGIWAVGTLVGVDFLLTGFFLLNMSSAVSSSGNTDKEHVDQSV
- the scpB gene encoding methylmalonyl-CoA decarboxylase, whose amino-acid sequence is MSLIIVSNTDRIGTIAFNNYQKRNALSGDLIDEVLSAFKTMQQNGTRAVILRAASFEKVWSAGHDVDELPQADTDPLPYDDPLEKLLRAVRSFPAPVIAMVHGSVWGGACDLVVNCDLVLGDETCAFAITPAKLGLPYNASGFQSFLSRLPLNIVKELFFTANLLTAQRAEQAGLINEIVPEAELESRVYEMARTIASRSAASISVAKTTLNTLSQATPLNASQFEYIHGLRRKVYYGPDYHEGIQAFLEKRAPEFRVDPNLDDIP